The following coding sequences are from one Pusillimonas sp. DMV24BSW_D window:
- a CDS encoding META domain-containing protein, with translation MLLKLAIALIAGVFGQAAFATTTGAPQPTLRVTEISQTTHPFETLYCARQPVQYRFLGDVLELVINDESRILMPAIAASGARYVAPDDPTTEFWGKGVLANITWSDQALPVCAPAGTLIPPYKASGNEPFWNVTFDGWEATLTRPGKAPLTQDAQISDTRKEGQTLEAGSGANMLRLTVEEALCVDTMSGVPYPQQAELQYQSNTWQGCGGDPNRLLQGATWRVAQLNGHEINAQTRPEIHFMPNNRIAGSTGCNRFFGEYTLTGEGMQIKGLGSTRMACSEKLMTQENTFLGQLQNVNGISFDTADTLILNTPEGEIRATAQVKAL, from the coding sequence ATGCTTCTGAAACTCGCCATTGCGCTCATTGCCGGAGTGTTTGGTCAAGCAGCCTTCGCAACAACCACAGGGGCGCCACAACCCACTTTGCGTGTCACCGAAATTTCACAAACAACGCACCCATTCGAAACCCTATATTGTGCCCGTCAACCCGTGCAATACCGGTTCCTGGGCGACGTCCTTGAATTAGTCATCAACGATGAAAGCCGCATTTTGATGCCCGCCATTGCAGCGTCGGGCGCGCGTTATGTCGCCCCGGACGACCCCACAACAGAGTTCTGGGGCAAAGGTGTGTTGGCCAACATTACCTGGTCAGACCAGGCGCTACCTGTTTGCGCTCCCGCCGGTACCCTTATTCCGCCCTATAAGGCCTCTGGAAACGAGCCATTTTGGAATGTTACCTTTGACGGCTGGGAAGCCACCCTGACACGACCAGGCAAAGCGCCGCTTACGCAAGATGCCCAAATCAGCGACACGCGAAAAGAGGGCCAAACCCTTGAAGCGGGCAGTGGAGCCAATATGCTCAGGCTAACGGTGGAAGAAGCGTTATGCGTTGACACCATGAGCGGCGTGCCTTATCCGCAACAAGCCGAACTGCAATACCAATCAAACACATGGCAAGGTTGTGGTGGTGATCCAAACCGATTACTTCAAGGGGCAACCTGGCGGGTTGCGCAGTTAAACGGCCATGAAATAAACGCGCAGACAAGGCCGGAGATCCATTTCATGCCCAATAACCGCATAGCCGGCAGCACCGGGTGCAACCGCTTCTTTGGCGAGTACACACTCACCGGAGAAGGCATGCAAATAAAAGGCCTGGGCAGCACTCGCATGGCATGCAGCGAAAAGCTTATGACTCAGGAAAACACCTTTCTTGGGCAGCTGCAAAACGTAAACGGGATATCTTTCGATACCGCCGACACTTTGATATTGAACACACCCGAAGGTGAAATTCGGGCGACTGCGCAGGTGAAGGCCTTATAG
- a CDS encoding GGDEF domain-containing protein: MNFIEPRTLVFVISVLTALSALILLAMRQSFSATVRGVNSWTIGIWTFLICSLLFNFRGQLHPLFSVVLANLLLIISLLLMISGLLHYHGRRLRHHGLIGIATVAFTTVIVWFTFIQPNFQFRLVFVAGLLALILAGLGCLALHGRPITTGRVVAGASFLLGAVTCFLRALSVTLNLDQPNTFFDLSRFQVLYLGAFSVTFFIGTLGFILMINERLREILLYNAEHDELSAALTRRAFFEKTEAELSNNRKSGKPVSVLILDLDNFKQINDAYGHHFGDQIIVDFCDTVRSVLRPNDVLGRYGGEEFVVLLPETDSGTAIEIAERIRTALHQPRNLPPYTASIGVATTLTEVENTDSLLIRADKALYRAKGQGRDRIEVAQSN; encoded by the coding sequence ATGAACTTTATCGAACCGCGCACATTAGTCTTCGTCATCAGTGTGCTCACAGCACTGAGTGCACTCATCCTTCTGGCAATGCGCCAAAGCTTTTCCGCAACCGTTCGGGGTGTCAACAGTTGGACAATCGGTATCTGGACATTCCTGATTTGTAGCTTGCTCTTCAATTTCCGAGGGCAACTGCACCCTTTGTTCAGCGTTGTGCTGGCCAACCTACTCTTAATCATCAGCCTGCTGCTCATGATCAGTGGATTACTGCATTATCACGGTCGTCGGCTAAGACACCATGGACTCATCGGCATCGCCACAGTCGCCTTTACCACCGTTATAGTCTGGTTCACATTTATTCAGCCTAATTTTCAATTTCGCCTGGTTTTTGTTGCCGGCCTTCTGGCGCTCATTCTGGCCGGACTCGGCTGCCTGGCATTGCACGGCCGCCCTATTACAACAGGTCGTGTTGTAGCGGGTGCGTCATTTCTGTTGGGCGCCGTCACGTGTTTTTTGCGTGCCCTTAGTGTGACTTTAAATCTTGACCAACCCAATACTTTTTTTGATTTAAGCAGATTTCAGGTTCTCTACCTGGGCGCCTTCAGCGTGACATTTTTTATCGGCACACTGGGGTTCATCCTGATGATTAACGAGCGCCTCAGAGAAATACTGCTATACAACGCAGAGCACGATGAATTGTCGGCAGCCCTGACACGCCGCGCCTTCTTCGAAAAAACCGAAGCAGAGTTATCCAACAACCGCAAATCGGGAAAGCCGGTGTCCGTCCTTATTCTTGATCTAGATAACTTCAAACAAATCAACGATGCTTACGGACATCATTTCGGTGATCAAATCATTGTGGATTTTTGCGACACGGTACGTTCCGTCTTGCGCCCTAACGATGTCTTGGGGCGATACGGCGGCGAAGAGTTTGTCGTTTTGTTGCCCGAGACCGATAGCGGAACCGCGATTGAGATTGCTGAACGTATTCGCACGGCACTGCACCAACCTCGTAACCTGCCGCCATACACCGCCAGCATTGGGGTTGCCACCACCCTGACCGAAGTGGAAAATACCGATAGCCTGCTAATTCGCGCCGACAAAGCACTATACCGTGCAAAAGGCCAAGGCCGCGACCGCATCGAAGTTGCGCAAAGCAACTGA
- a CDS encoding cation:proton antiporter: MPEIYAEFALILIIAAIAGALGLKLKQPLIITYIVVGILVGPAAFGFVSAHSQIELLAQIGITVLLFLVGLKLDLKQVRQLGPVALATGLGQLTFTIVIGFALILLLGKPAVEALYVAVALTFSSTIIIIKLLSDKRELDSLHGRIAVGFLIVQDLAVVIAMMIMSALGMEHTTTSDAMVVGLLMLKVLTAAVCMYALVKWVLPQVIGTMARSQELLLVFAMALGTGLAAVGEWAGFSKEAGAFLAGFALASSGYRDAINARLSGIKDFLLLFFFIHLGSQLDFTILGDELFSSAILSAFVLIGNPLIVLAIMGYMGYRKRTGFMAGLTVAQISEFSIIFIAMGISMGHVGQSALGLTTLVGLITIALSTYMILYSQKLYSVLSPLLSPFERRNPYRELAVEQDGGNEIRPDVIVFGLGRYGTRLAHGLKHAGLKVVGVDFDPQTAQANRRHGIPVHYGDGADEEFIETLPLHPETWVISTLPDLEANMNLLRILHKHYPQEQIAIVARDEHYRHLLEQLGATKVFFPINDAVDYTIESMTQLIHTKACATQTQ, from the coding sequence ATGCCTGAAATTTATGCTGAATTCGCCCTCATACTGATTATTGCCGCGATTGCCGGCGCCCTTGGGCTTAAGCTTAAGCAACCGTTAATCATCACGTACATTGTTGTCGGTATTCTTGTCGGGCCTGCGGCATTCGGCTTTGTTTCTGCACACTCCCAAATTGAACTGCTGGCGCAAATTGGTATTACGGTGCTGCTTTTTCTTGTCGGCTTGAAGCTCGATTTGAAGCAAGTCCGGCAACTTGGGCCGGTTGCTTTGGCAACCGGCCTGGGCCAGTTAACCTTTACCATTGTCATTGGATTCGCACTGATCCTGCTACTGGGCAAGCCCGCCGTGGAAGCCCTTTACGTTGCGGTCGCCCTAACCTTCTCCAGCACGATTATTATCATCAAGCTTCTTTCGGACAAGCGTGAACTTGACTCACTGCACGGCCGTATCGCCGTGGGCTTCCTTATTGTTCAAGACCTTGCCGTTGTGATCGCGATGATGATCATGAGTGCGCTTGGCATGGAGCACACCACCACCAGTGACGCAATGGTGGTCGGCTTATTGATGTTGAAAGTACTTACAGCAGCGGTCTGCATGTATGCACTCGTAAAATGGGTGCTGCCACAAGTCATCGGCACCATGGCGCGTTCACAAGAACTTTTACTTGTTTTTGCCATGGCACTGGGCACAGGCCTGGCCGCTGTGGGCGAATGGGCGGGCTTTAGCAAAGAGGCTGGGGCATTCCTGGCCGGATTTGCATTGGCATCTTCAGGCTATCGCGACGCTATTAACGCCCGGCTTTCAGGCATTAAAGACTTTCTGCTGCTATTCTTTTTTATTCACCTTGGGTCGCAGCTGGACTTCACAATTTTAGGCGACGAACTGTTTTCGTCGGCCATTTTGTCTGCCTTCGTTCTCATCGGCAACCCGCTTATTGTGCTGGCGATCATGGGCTACATGGGTTATAGAAAACGTACCGGTTTCATGGCCGGCTTAACCGTTGCCCAAATCAGCGAGTTCTCTATTATTTTCATCGCCATGGGAATTTCCATGGGCCATGTGGGTCAAAGCGCACTCGGACTCACCACCTTGGTTGGCCTGATTACGATTGCTTTATCAACCTACATGATTCTGTATTCCCAGAAACTTTACAGCGTACTTTCCCCTTTACTGTCACCGTTCGAGCGTCGCAACCCATATCGTGAACTGGCGGTGGAACAAGACGGCGGCAACGAAATACGGCCCGACGTTATTGTGTTCGGCTTAGGGCGATACGGCACACGTTTGGCGCATGGCTTGAAGCATGCCGGCCTGAAAGTCGTAGGTGTCGATTTCGACCCACAAACCGCACAAGCAAACCGGCGCCACGGCATTCCCGTGCACTACGGCGACGGGGCCGACGAAGAATTTATTGAAACACTGCCATTGCATCCTGAAACCTGGGTCATCAGCACTTTGCCGGACCTGGAAGCGAACATGAATCTGCTACGCATTTTGCATAAGCATTACCCTCAGGAACAAATTGCGATTGTGGCCCGCGACGAGCACTACCGTCATCTTCTCGAGCAGCTCGGCGCTACCAAAGTATTCTTCCCCATTAACGATGCGGTTGATTACACCATTGAATCCATGACCCAACTCATTCATACAAAGGCTTGTGCCACGCAAACCCAATGA
- a CDS encoding FAD-dependent monooxygenase, which produces MIHTDVLIVGGSLVGLSAAAMLAHHNVKCLAVERHQGTAIHPRAGHFHLRTLEAFRAIGLEDAVRRASEEQFDPDGGISAVESLAGNEIAQYIANLNAGVEQYSPSRRLFMTQQSLEPLLREHAQALGAQLSYSTELVNFTQDDEGITATVRDLPSGKEDTIRAKYMIAADGNRSPVRNQLGIEMVGHGELSHSVTIYFKADCGRWLEGRNLGVIYVKNDKLRGFFRMVRSGEAGFLVVNTVGDVHRPGAHNIADAITPKLAEELVREGIGDAHVKITIEDIARWRAVADVAATFSSRRVFLAGDAAHTMPPTGGFGGNTGVQDMHNLCWKLALVLKGVAAPTLLDTYDTERRPVAALTVEQAYTRYVLRIHPERDRAGMQPLVDDLNMEIGYLYRSPAIAPVENDHDLVYEDPRTALGRPGSRAPHLLLTQNDNTFSVLDLASKHHALLVGPDGTNWANAAQHAAGTLGIPLDTYILTPQGVSPETIEQFTHRYQVSKSGAVLIRPDGFIAWKATSNQNAQEPFMKDVLSCIMGKG; this is translated from the coding sequence ATGATTCATACCGATGTCCTTATTGTGGGTGGCAGCCTGGTTGGCCTATCCGCCGCTGCCATGCTCGCGCATCACAACGTAAAGTGTCTTGCTGTCGAACGCCATCAAGGCACCGCGATTCATCCGCGCGCCGGTCATTTCCATTTGCGTACGCTGGAAGCCTTTCGCGCCATTGGCCTGGAAGACGCCGTTCGTCGTGCATCGGAAGAGCAGTTTGACCCCGACGGCGGAATCAGCGCAGTTGAATCTCTGGCCGGAAACGAAATAGCGCAATACATTGCAAACCTGAACGCCGGCGTTGAACAGTACAGCCCCAGCCGGCGTCTTTTCATGACGCAACAAAGCCTGGAACCCCTGCTGCGCGAACACGCCCAAGCGCTTGGCGCCCAACTCAGCTATAGCACCGAGCTTGTGAACTTCACGCAAGACGATGAGGGGATCACTGCAACCGTGCGCGACCTGCCGTCGGGGAAAGAAGACACCATCCGCGCAAAATATATGATTGCCGCCGATGGAAACCGCAGCCCGGTTCGCAATCAGCTGGGCATTGAAATGGTGGGGCACGGTGAGCTTTCCCACAGCGTCACAATTTATTTCAAGGCCGATTGCGGCCGTTGGCTGGAAGGCCGCAACCTGGGGGTCATCTACGTCAAAAATGACAAACTGCGTGGGTTCTTTCGCATGGTGCGTAGTGGCGAAGCCGGCTTTCTCGTGGTGAATACAGTGGGCGACGTTCACCGGCCTGGGGCTCACAACATTGCCGACGCGATCACCCCCAAGCTGGCCGAAGAGCTGGTGCGCGAGGGCATCGGCGACGCCCATGTGAAAATCACCATCGAAGATATTGCGCGTTGGCGCGCCGTTGCCGACGTCGCGGCCACATTTTCAAGCCGGCGCGTATTTCTTGCCGGTGACGCGGCCCATACCATGCCACCCACAGGGGGATTCGGTGGAAACACCGGCGTACAAGACATGCACAACCTTTGCTGGAAACTGGCACTGGTGTTGAAGGGTGTCGCGGCGCCTACACTCCTGGACACCTACGACACAGAACGTCGCCCGGTAGCAGCCTTAACCGTCGAGCAAGCCTACACTCGTTATGTGCTCAGGATCCACCCTGAGCGTGACCGCGCAGGCATGCAACCATTGGTTGATGACCTCAATATGGAAATCGGTTATTTGTACCGATCCCCGGCAATTGCGCCGGTTGAGAACGACCATGACCTTGTTTACGAAGACCCACGCACTGCATTAGGCAGGCCGGGAAGCCGCGCACCTCATCTTTTGCTCACGCAAAACGACAATACGTTTTCGGTACTTGACCTGGCATCAAAACATCATGCGCTGTTGGTTGGCCCCGACGGCACCAACTGGGCCAACGCAGCGCAACACGCCGCAGGCACACTAGGTATTCCACTCGACACCTACATACTTACGCCACAAGGCGTATCCCCCGAAACGATTGAACAATTTACGCATCGGTACCAGGTATCCAAAAGCGGGGCCGTTCTAATCAGGCCCGACGGATTTATTGCGTGGAAGGCAACTTCGAATCAAAATGCGCAAGAACCTTTCATGAAAGACGTGCTGAGCTGCATCATGGGAAAAGGTTGA